The Montipora capricornis isolate CH-2021 chromosome 1, ASM3666992v2, whole genome shotgun sequence genome contains a region encoding:
- the LOC138040119 gene encoding matrilin-3-like has translation MLHNSKLLFWNVVFRFLAGMSAQEEILCTKPTDLGILLDSSDAATINWREVLNFANALVDFFNVGPAGRRVGVITYGADANVAMDFNSLQGSNLSSDNVKDLINDLKPTGGPRFIDKALKLANSRLFTHDARMRDGHDDILKIIILLTAGKQTTEQGSFTPLSEASKPLLDKGVGIYVVGVGSKENIDINELVQISGRKENVLTSKMFKDLVMLAEDLAKVICGMKIIEVSALTYFLAFCILYIA, from the exons ATGCTGCATAACTCTAAGTTGCTATTTTGGAATGTGGTATTTCGCTTTTTGGCAGGGATGTCAGCTCAAGAAG agattCTTTGTACTAAGCCAACTGACCTGGGAATCCTTCTGGACTCATCTGATGCTGCAACAATCAATTGGCGGGag GTTTTAAACTTCGCCAACGCTTTGGTGGATTTTTTCAATGTGGGTCCTGCTGGTAGAAGAGTTGGCGTAATAACCTATGGCGCAGACGCGAATGTAGCGATGGACTTCAACTCATTACAAGGGAGTAATCTCTCGTCTGACAATGTGAAAGATCTGATCAATGATTTAAAGCCAACGGGAGGCCCTCGTTTCATTGACAAGGCGCTTAAGTTGGCGAATAGTCGACTTTTTACTCACGATGCGAGAATGAGAGACGGCCATGATGATATCTTGAAG attattatcCTGTTAACCGCTGGGAAACAAACAACTGAACAAGGTAGTTTCACGCCATTGAGTGAGGCATCGAAACCCTTACTGGACAAAGGCGTCGGCATCTATGTGGTGGGCGTTGGTTCGAAAGAAAACATCGACATCAACGAGTTGGTTCAAATTTCGGGCAGGAAGGAGAACGTTCTGACATCGAAAATGTTTAAAGACCTGGTGATGTTAGCAGAAGACCTTGCCAAAGTCATATGTG